Proteins encoded by one window of Streptomyces sp. ALI-76-A:
- a CDS encoding LCP family protein translates to MDTQGRGRAENVDPADQWVLNPDTGEYELRLSPSAPQSTVPRPRGAGTAARTRTAPPAAPGRSVPSPRRRPQEPLPGRRGRRPEQQKSKAKKAVLWTGGTMAFVLVAAAGAGYFYLQHLAGNIKTNDVGDAGASSFKKDEAFNVLVIGTDKRTGEGNEGYGDKGSAGHADTTILLHVAKDRSNATALSIPRDLIVDIPDCLTRKEDGTEVTVPGQQQVRFNRSLGESGRDPGCTMRTVTEATGIPMDHFMMADFNAVKTLTKAVGGVKVCVTKAVNDKESKLVLPKGESQVEGEQALAFLRTRHSFGNQGDLDRIKVQQQFLGSLMRQMSSSDTLTSPTKLVKLAEAATEALTVDSAIGKVGTLKDMALEIKKVPTKNITFTTLPVEDNPAETVKATVVVNEAKAPQVFDMIKNDVSFTEVKQQQAKEKAAVAARLKGPKSAASQVRVRILNGGAPGGSAQQELDWLQNTAGVDKSENAGNAGTTQARTTLEYAPDQAAQARRLADLLGLSGSAMKPGESVTNSQGLPAMTLVLGEDFKGAGVKFNGASAKTPDVEKSTADEVKCAG, encoded by the coding sequence GTGGACACGCAAGGCCGTGGGCGGGCGGAGAACGTCGACCCCGCAGACCAGTGGGTGCTGAACCCGGACACCGGCGAATACGAACTGCGACTGAGCCCTTCCGCACCGCAGTCGACGGTTCCGCGACCCCGGGGCGCGGGTACGGCCGCCCGGACCCGTACGGCGCCGCCCGCGGCCCCCGGACGCTCGGTTCCGTCGCCGCGCAGGCGTCCGCAGGAGCCACTGCCCGGGCGGCGCGGACGCCGGCCTGAGCAGCAGAAGTCGAAGGCCAAGAAGGCCGTGCTGTGGACCGGCGGCACGATGGCGTTCGTCCTGGTCGCCGCCGCGGGCGCCGGTTACTTCTACCTCCAGCACCTGGCGGGCAACATAAAGACGAACGACGTCGGTGACGCGGGTGCGAGCAGCTTCAAGAAGGACGAGGCCTTCAACGTCCTCGTCATCGGCACCGACAAGCGCACCGGCGAGGGCAACGAGGGCTACGGCGACAAGGGCAGCGCCGGCCACGCCGACACCACGATCCTGCTGCACGTCGCCAAGGACCGCTCGAACGCGACCGCGCTCAGCATCCCGCGCGACCTGATCGTCGACATTCCCGACTGCCTCACCAGGAAGGAGGACGGCACCGAGGTGACCGTCCCGGGGCAGCAGCAGGTCCGCTTCAACAGGAGCCTCGGCGAGAGCGGCCGGGACCCGGGCTGCACCATGCGTACGGTGACGGAGGCCACCGGCATCCCGATGGACCACTTCATGATGGCCGACTTCAACGCGGTCAAGACGCTGACCAAGGCGGTCGGCGGGGTCAAGGTGTGCGTGACGAAGGCCGTGAACGACAAGGAGTCGAAGCTCGTCCTGCCGAAGGGTGAGTCGCAGGTGGAGGGCGAGCAGGCCCTCGCGTTCCTGCGGACCCGGCACAGCTTCGGCAACCAGGGCGACCTGGACCGGATCAAGGTGCAGCAGCAGTTCCTGGGCTCGCTCATGCGCCAGATGTCCTCCAGCGACACCCTCACCAGCCCGACTAAGCTGGTGAAACTGGCCGAGGCCGCGACCGAGGCGCTGACCGTGGACTCCGCGATCGGCAAGGTCGGCACGCTGAAGGACATGGCGCTGGAGATCAAGAAGGTGCCGACGAAGAACATCACCTTCACCACGCTGCCGGTGGAGGACAATCCCGCCGAGACGGTCAAGGCGACGGTGGTCGTCAACGAGGCGAAGGCACCCCAGGTCTTCGACATGATCAAGAACGATGTGTCGTTCACCGAGGTGAAGCAGCAGCAGGCGAAGGAGAAGGCGGCGGTCGCCGCCCGGCTCAAGGGCCCCAAGTCGGCGGCCTCCCAGGTGCGGGTGCGCATCCTCAACGGCGGTGCGCCGGGCGGCAGCGCCCAGCAGGAACTCGACTGGCTCCAGAACACCGCGGGCGTCGACAAGTCCGAGAACGCGGGCAACGCCGGCACCACGCAGGCCAGGACGACGCTGGAGTACGCCCCGGACCAGGCCGCCCAGGCCCGTAGGCTCGCCGATCTGCTGGGTCTGTCCGGGTCCGCGATGAAGCCGGGTGAGAGCGTGACCAACTCCCAGGGGCTACCCGCGATGACCCTGGTCCTCGGCGAGGACTTCAAGGGCGCGGGCGTCAAGTTCAACGGTGCCTCGGCCAAGACGCCGGACGTGGAGAAGTCCACGGCCGACGAGGTGAAGTGCGCCGGCTGA
- a CDS encoding glycosyltransferase family 2 protein encodes MNAKPDVRFPAVSVIMPVLNEERHLRGAVQAILAQEYAGEMEVVIALGPSTDRTDAIAAELVAEDSRVHTVPNPTGRTPAALNAAIRASRHPIVVRVDGHGMLSPNYIATAVRLLEETGAQNVGGIMHAEGETDWEHAVAAAMTSKIGVGNAAFHTGGVAQRAETVYLGVFRREALERQGGYNEEFIRAQDWELNFRIREAGGLIWFSPELKVSYRPRPSVKALAKQYKDYGRWRHVVARYHEGSINLRYLAPPTAVCAIAAGVVVGALVTPWGFVIPGGYLAAIVLGSVPAGRGLPLKARLRIPVALATMHMSWGWGFLTSPKSLAKKVIASRRPAVHADAASS; translated from the coding sequence ATGAACGCCAAGCCCGACGTGCGGTTCCCCGCCGTTTCTGTGATCATGCCCGTCCTCAATGAGGAGCGGCATCTGCGCGGAGCCGTCCAAGCGATCCTCGCCCAGGAGTACGCCGGCGAGATGGAGGTCGTGATCGCCCTCGGTCCGTCCACGGACCGTACGGACGCGATCGCCGCCGAGCTCGTCGCCGAGGACTCCCGTGTGCACACCGTGCCGAACCCGACGGGCCGCACGCCCGCCGCGCTGAACGCCGCGATCAGGGCGTCCCGCCATCCGATCGTGGTGCGCGTCGACGGACACGGCATGCTCTCGCCGAACTACATCGCCACCGCGGTACGGCTCCTGGAGGAGACCGGCGCGCAGAACGTCGGCGGCATCATGCACGCCGAGGGCGAGACCGACTGGGAGCACGCGGTCGCCGCCGCCATGACCTCGAAGATCGGCGTCGGCAACGCCGCCTTCCACACCGGTGGTGTGGCCCAGCGGGCCGAGACCGTCTACCTCGGGGTGTTCCGGCGCGAGGCGCTGGAGCGACAGGGCGGCTACAACGAGGAGTTCATCCGCGCCCAGGACTGGGAGCTCAACTTCCGGATCCGGGAGGCGGGCGGCCTGATCTGGTTCTCGCCGGAGCTGAAGGTGTCCTACCGGCCGAGGCCGTCGGTGAAGGCCCTCGCCAAGCAGTACAAGGACTACGGCCGCTGGCGGCACGTCGTCGCCCGCTACCACGAGGGTTCCATCAACCTGCGCTACCTCGCCCCGCCGACCGCGGTGTGCGCGATAGCGGCGGGCGTCGTCGTCGGCGCCCTGGTCACCCCGTGGGGTTTCGTGATCCCCGGCGGCTACCTCGCGGCGATCGTCCTCGGGTCCGTCCCGGCGGGCCGGGGGCTGCCGCTGAAGGCCAGGCTGCGGATCCCGGTCGCCCTCGCCACCATGCACATGTCGTGGGGCTGGGGATTCCTGACCAGCCCGAAGTCGCTGGCGAAGAAGGTCATCGCCTCGCGCCGCCCCGCGGTCCACGCGGACGCCGCCTCGAGCTGA
- a CDS encoding LCP family protein, with amino-acid sequence MPPKPPRSPAPHPQRRPRPARAPRPPVRRRKPRWAMRAVTTLSVVVLASAGIGHAVVTSLDADITRVDPFKDMKNRPRAGHGMNVLLVGTDGRDTISRAERRTYRLGGAPCHCTDTIMIVHISEDRERASVVSLPRDSYAVTPPHTDQITGKQHRGHPIKINAAYAEGGPNLTVRTVEKMTRVKIDHYLEVDFTSFMKTVDVLGGVKICTADPLKDTYTGLDLPPGTHTLRGGQALQYVRARHVDSASDLGRMQRQQRFLAALIERATSSGILLNPLKFRDVTRAVLGSVRADKGFGTGELLDLGRAMRNFSPSSSEFTTVPIERMGYAVKGVGSTLKWDPQKSERLFHSLREDQPLSVHRPRSEVVRVAVAPQQIRVQVENGTPTAGLGRRVDAALAATGFRTTRQPVTSADRSVRRTVVAHDPRWDRSARSLAAALPGSELRPVKGLGATLKVIAGTDFTQVRRVRAEDPAQGESGVVRGDEVLCS; translated from the coding sequence ATGCCCCCCAAGCCGCCCCGCTCCCCCGCCCCCCACCCCCAGCGCCGCCCCCGGCCCGCCCGCGCGCCGCGGCCCCCCGTACGGCGCAGGAAACCCCGCTGGGCCATGCGGGCGGTGACCACGCTGTCCGTGGTCGTCCTCGCCTCCGCCGGGATCGGGCACGCCGTGGTCACCAGCCTCGACGCGGACATCACCCGGGTCGATCCCTTCAAGGACATGAAGAACCGGCCCCGGGCCGGCCACGGCATGAACGTGCTGCTGGTCGGCACGGACGGCCGGGACACGATCAGCAGGGCCGAGCGGCGGACGTACCGGCTCGGCGGCGCGCCCTGCCACTGCACCGACACGATCATGATCGTGCACATCTCGGAGGACCGGGAGCGGGCGAGTGTGGTGAGCCTGCCGCGCGACTCGTACGCCGTGACGCCCCCGCACACCGACCAGATCACCGGGAAGCAGCACCGCGGCCACCCCATCAAGATCAACGCCGCGTACGCGGAGGGCGGCCCGAACCTCACCGTCCGCACGGTCGAGAAGATGACCCGGGTGAAGATCGACCACTACCTGGAGGTCGACTTCACCAGCTTCATGAAGACCGTGGACGTCCTCGGCGGGGTGAAGATCTGCACCGCCGATCCCCTCAAGGACACCTACACCGGCCTCGACCTCCCGCCCGGCACGCACACCCTGAGGGGCGGCCAGGCCCTCCAGTACGTCCGCGCCCGGCACGTCGACAGCGCCTCCGACCTCGGCCGGATGCAGCGCCAGCAGCGCTTCCTGGCGGCCCTGATCGAGCGCGCGACCTCCTCCGGGATCCTGCTCAACCCCCTGAAGTTCCGGGACGTCACCCGGGCCGTCCTGGGCTCCGTGCGCGCCGACAAGGGCTTCGGCACCGGCGAACTGCTGGACCTCGGCCGGGCGATGCGGAACTTCTCCCCCTCGTCCTCGGAGTTCACCACCGTGCCGATCGAGCGGATGGGATACGCGGTGAAGGGCGTCGGTTCCACCCTGAAATGGGACCCGCAGAAGTCCGAGCGCCTCTTCCACTCCCTGCGCGAGGACCAGCCGCTGTCCGTGCACCGGCCCCGGAGCGAGGTCGTGCGGGTGGCGGTGGCCCCGCAGCAGATCCGCGTCCAGGTGGAGAACGGCACGCCCACGGCCGGCCTCGGCAGGCGGGTGGACGCGGCGCTGGCGGCCACCGGGTTCCGTACGACGCGGCAGCCCGTGACCTCGGCCGACCGCTCCGTGCGGCGGACCGTCGTCGCCCACGACCCCCGCTGGGACCGCTCGGCGCGGTCGCTGGCGGCGGCCCTGCCCGGCAGCGAACTGCGCCCGGTGAAGGGGCTGGGGGCGACGCTGAAGGTGATCGCGGGGACGGACTTCACGCAGGTGCGCCGGGTGCGGGCCGAGGATCCCGCCCAGGGGGAGTCCGGAGTGGTGCGGGGCGACGAGGTGCTGTGCTCGTAG
- a CDS encoding acyl-CoA thioesterase encodes MTDQAPAVESEAPDIPGKPTSASRTTLSHIMTHADTNLLGTVHGGVIMKLVDDAAGAVAGRHSGGPAVTASMDEMAFLEPVRVGDLVHVKAQVNWTGRTSMEVGVRVLAERWNESTPPTQVGSAYLVFAAVDADGKPRRVPPVLPETERDKRRCQEAQIRRTHRLSRRRAIMELRERRAAEGFED; translated from the coding sequence ATGACAGACCAGGCCCCGGCCGTGGAATCGGAAGCTCCGGATATCCCGGGCAAGCCGACCTCGGCGTCCCGCACCACACTCAGCCACATCATGACCCACGCCGACACCAACCTGCTGGGCACGGTGCACGGCGGCGTGATCATGAAGCTGGTCGACGACGCGGCCGGCGCGGTGGCCGGCCGGCACAGCGGCGGGCCCGCCGTCACCGCGTCCATGGACGAGATGGCGTTCCTTGAGCCGGTCCGGGTCGGCGACCTCGTGCATGTGAAAGCACAGGTGAACTGGACCGGCCGGACCTCGATGGAGGTCGGCGTACGGGTCCTGGCCGAACGCTGGAACGAGTCGACCCCGCCCACCCAGGTCGGCTCGGCCTACCTGGTGTTCGCCGCGGTGGACGCCGACGGCAAGCCGCGCCGGGTGCCGCCGGTGCTCCCGGAGACCGAGCGGGACAAGCGCCGCTGCCAGGAGGCCCAGATCCGCCGCACCCACCGGCTGTCCCGCCGCCGGGCGATCATGGAGCTGCGGGAGCGGCGGGCCGCGGAGGGCTTCGAGGACTGA
- a CDS encoding LCP family protein, translating to MNDWPQGWSDDNRGNRYGRGSASAQPESARVMRQVRRGSAAPRGQGGGYGSGPASPPYTGGVPQQPSYVNGGEGQGDGYDSGYNTGQVYGGGPGGPGAGGGRGPRPAPDWRRRIKWTAIVVGTALIVTTVGTYFWADGKLNREVDLSKVIDRPEAGEGTNYLIVGSDSRAGMSAEEKKKLHTGSAEGKRTDSVMILHVGSGGDTLISLPRDSDVEIPTFTGSESGKTYQGTGRHVKLNAAYAEDGPELLVRTVEYNTGLHIDHYVEIGFAGFANIVDAVGGVEIEIPKGGMKDTKSGADFEAGKQTLNGEQSLAFVRTRYALQGSDLDRTKNQQKFLAALANQVATPSTVLNPFKLYPTMGAGLDSLIVDKDMGLYDLASMFWAMKSVNGGDGTSMNMPISGSANGNLLWDKAKVKTLVEELNNDEKVTVSGE from the coding sequence ATGAACGATTGGCCCCAGGGATGGTCCGACGACAACCGCGGCAACCGGTACGGACGCGGCAGCGCGAGCGCACAGCCCGAGAGCGCACGCGTCATGCGGCAGGTCCGCCGCGGCTCGGCGGCTCCGCGCGGCCAGGGCGGCGGGTACGGCTCCGGCCCGGCGTCCCCGCCGTACACCGGCGGGGTCCCGCAGCAGCCGTCGTACGTCAACGGCGGTGAGGGCCAAGGCGACGGGTACGACAGCGGCTACAACACCGGCCAGGTCTACGGCGGCGGGCCCGGCGGCCCGGGTGCCGGGGGCGGCCGAGGCCCGCGGCCGGCGCCGGACTGGCGCCGCCGGATCAAGTGGACGGCGATCGTCGTGGGCACCGCGCTGATCGTCACCACCGTCGGCACGTACTTCTGGGCCGACGGCAAACTCAACCGCGAGGTCGACCTGTCCAAGGTCATCGACCGGCCGGAGGCGGGCGAGGGCACCAACTACCTGATCGTCGGCTCCGACAGCCGCGCGGGCATGTCCGCGGAGGAGAAGAAGAAGCTGCACACCGGCTCCGCCGAGGGCAAGCGCACCGACTCGGTGATGATCCTGCACGTCGGCAGTGGCGGCGACACGCTGATCTCGCTGCCGCGTGACTCGGACGTGGAGATCCCGACGTTCACGGGCTCCGAGTCCGGCAAGACGTACCAGGGCACGGGCCGGCACGTGAAGCTGAACGCGGCCTACGCCGAGGACGGCCCCGAGCTGCTGGTGCGCACGGTCGAGTACAACACCGGCCTGCACATCGACCACTACGTGGAGATCGGCTTCGCCGGCTTCGCGAACATCGTGGACGCGGTCGGCGGCGTCGAGATCGAGATCCCGAAGGGCGGCATGAAGGACACCAAGTCCGGCGCCGACTTCGAGGCGGGCAAACAGACCCTGAACGGCGAGCAGTCCCTCGCCTTCGTCCGGACCCGGTACGCGCTCCAGGGCTCCGACCTGGACCGTACGAAGAACCAGCAGAAGTTCCTCGCGGCCCTCGCCAACCAGGTCGCCACCCCGAGCACGGTCCTCAACCCCTTCAAGCTGTACCCGACGATGGGCGCGGGCCTGGACTCGCTGATCGTCGACAAGGACATGGGCCTGTACGACCTGGCGTCCATGTTCTGGGCGATGAAGAGCGTCAACGGCGGCGACGGCACGTCGATGAACATGCCGATCTCCGGTTCCGCGAACGGCAACCTCCTCTGGGACAAGGCCAAGGTGAAGACGCTGGTCGAGGAGCTGAACAACGACGAGAAGGTCACGGTCTCGGGTGAGTGA
- a CDS encoding HAD-IA family hydrolase → MSDRSGGAPFDAVLCDVDNVIRFYDPARLYALERTAGLAEGTTMKVAFAPETDLPLLLGRIDAQEWVRSIVEGLAGLVSEATAWELGTALLESPFRADDEVVSLLRRARSHVPLVLVSNATLRLEDDLALLGLTDLADHVVNSARVDLAKPDPRILRLAASLSGVRPDRCLFVDDTEENVETAAALGMRPLHFRQAADLTAALEPLFS, encoded by the coding sequence GTGAGTGACCGAAGCGGCGGAGCGCCGTTCGACGCGGTGCTCTGCGACGTGGACAACGTGATCCGCTTCTACGACCCGGCCCGGCTGTACGCCCTGGAGCGCACCGCCGGGCTGGCCGAGGGCACCACCATGAAGGTGGCCTTCGCGCCGGAGACGGACCTGCCGCTGCTGCTGGGGCGGATCGACGCGCAGGAGTGGGTGCGGTCCATCGTCGAGGGCCTGGCCGGGCTGGTGTCCGAGGCGACGGCGTGGGAGCTGGGCACCGCGCTGCTGGAGTCGCCTTTCCGGGCGGACGACGAGGTGGTGTCCCTCCTGCGCCGCGCCCGCAGCCACGTTCCCCTGGTCCTGGTCAGCAACGCCACGCTCCGCCTGGAGGACGACCTCGCCCTGCTGGGCCTGACGGACCTCGCCGACCACGTGGTGAACAGCGCCCGCGTCGATCTGGCCAAGCCGGACCCCCGTATCCTCCGGCTCGCCGCGTCCCTGTCCGGCGTACGCCCGGACCGCTGCCTGTTCGTCGACGACACCGAGGAGAACGTGGAGACGGCCGCCGCGCTCGGCATGCGCCCCCTGCACTTCCGGCAGGCGGCCGATCTGACGGCGGCGCTGGAGCCGCTGTTCTCCTGA
- a CDS encoding four-helix bundle copper-binding protein: protein MQQPSTTQLNKETQDCVEACMACHSACEETMSSCMQMGGQAQMQIMRALIDCSETTRMCSDMMMRRSPMAADMCALCATACDLCAEACMSMPDDPEMMRCAEACRRCAQTCRAMAGATM from the coding sequence ATGCAGCAGCCGAGCACGACCCAGCTGAACAAGGAGACGCAGGACTGCGTCGAGGCGTGCATGGCGTGTCACAGCGCATGCGAGGAGACGATGAGCTCCTGTATGCAGATGGGCGGCCAGGCCCAGATGCAGATCATGCGCGCGCTCATCGACTGTTCCGAGACCACTCGCATGTGCTCGGACATGATGATGCGCCGCTCACCGATGGCGGCCGACATGTGCGCCCTGTGCGCCACGGCCTGCGACCTGTGCGCCGAGGCGTGCATGTCCATGCCGGACGACCCCGAGATGATGCGCTGCGCCGAGGCCTGCCGCCGTTGCGCGCAGACCTGCCGTGCCATGGCGGGCGCCACGATGTGA
- a CDS encoding acyl-CoA dehydrogenase, whose amino-acid sequence MAGSADFDLYRPSEEHDMLRDAIRSLAEAKIAPHAAAVDEEARFPKEALDALVANDLHAVHVPEEYGGAGADALATVIVIEEVARACASSSLIPAVNKLGSLPVILAGSEDLKKKYLAPLAKGDAMFSYCLSEPDAGSDAAGMKTKAVRDGGFYVLNGVKRWITNAGESEYYTVMAVTDPSKRSKGISAFVVEKSDPGVSFGAPERKLGIKGSPTREVYLDNVRIPADRMIGEEGTGFATAMQTLDHTRITIAAQALGIAQGALDYAKGYVRERKQFGKPIADFQGVQFMLADMAMKIEAARQLTYAAAAKSERGDKDLTFQGAAAKCFASDVAMEVTTDAVQLLGGYGYTRDYPVERMMRDAKITQIYEGTNQVQRIVMARNLPQ is encoded by the coding sequence TTGGCCGGATCGGCTGATTTCGACCTGTACCGCCCGTCCGAGGAGCACGACATGCTCCGGGACGCGATCCGTTCACTGGCCGAGGCGAAGATCGCGCCCCACGCGGCCGCGGTGGACGAGGAAGCCCGCTTCCCGAAAGAGGCGCTGGACGCCCTCGTGGCCAACGACCTGCACGCGGTGCACGTGCCGGAGGAGTACGGCGGCGCGGGCGCCGACGCGCTGGCCACGGTCATCGTCATCGAGGAGGTCGCCCGAGCCTGCGCGAGCTCCTCGCTGATCCCGGCGGTGAACAAGCTCGGGTCCCTGCCCGTGATCCTGGCGGGCTCCGAGGACCTGAAGAAGAAGTACCTCGCCCCGCTGGCCAAGGGCGACGCGATGTTCTCGTACTGCCTCTCCGAGCCGGACGCGGGCTCGGACGCGGCCGGCATGAAGACCAAGGCGGTCCGCGACGGCGGCTTCTACGTCCTGAACGGCGTGAAGCGCTGGATCACCAACGCGGGCGAGTCCGAGTACTACACGGTGATGGCGGTGACCGACCCGTCCAAGCGCTCGAAGGGCATCTCGGCGTTCGTGGTCGAGAAGTCGGACCCCGGGGTCTCCTTCGGCGCCCCGGAGCGCAAGCTCGGCATCAAGGGCTCCCCGACCCGCGAGGTCTACCTCGACAACGTCCGCATCCCCGCCGACCGCATGATCGGCGAGGAGGGCACGGGCTTCGCCACGGCGATGCAGACCCTGGACCACACCCGGATCACCATCGCCGCGCAGGCGCTCGGCATCGCCCAGGGCGCGCTGGACTACGCCAAGGGCTACGTCCGCGAGCGCAAGCAGTTCGGCAAGCCGATCGCCGACTTCCAGGGCGTCCAGTTCATGCTCGCCGACATGGCCATGAAGATCGAGGCGGCCCGTCAGCTCACGTACGCGGCGGCGGCCAAGTCCGAGCGCGGCGACAAGGACCTCACCTTCCAGGGCGCGGCGGCGAAGTGCTTCGCCTCGGACGTGGCGATGGAGGTCACCACGGACGCGGTCCAGCTGCTCGGCGGGTACGGCTACACGCGGGACTACCCGGTGGAGCGGATGATGCGCGACGCCAAGATCACACAGATTTATGAGGGCACGAACCAAGTCCAGCGGATCGTGATGGCCAGGAACCTCCCCCAGTAG
- a CDS encoding UDP-glucose/GDP-mannose dehydrogenase family protein, with the protein MSLKITVIGTGYLGATHAAAMAELGFEVLGLDVVPEKIEMLQRGEVPMYEPGLEDLLRKHVAGIEGSSGRLRFTMDFAEVAAFGDVHFVCVNTPQRHGEYACDMSYVESAFASLAPHLTGPALVVGKSTVPVGSADRLAAFLAANAPAGADAELAWNPEFLREGFAVQDTLHPDRIVVGVRSERAEKLLREVYATPVAGGSPFVVTDFPTAELVKTSANSFLATKISFINAMAEMCEASGGDVARLAEAIGYDDRIGKKFLRAGIGFGGGCLPKDIRAFMARAGELGADQALTFLREIDSINMRQRGQMVELARQALGGGPFLGKRVAVLGATFKPDSDDVRDSPALNVAGQIHLQGGQVTVYDPKGMDNARRIFPTLGYADTAVDAVRGADAVLHLTEWREFRELDPAALGEVAAQRLVLDGRNALDPELWRKAGWRYRAMGRPTA; encoded by the coding sequence ATGAGCCTCAAGATCACCGTGATCGGCACCGGCTACCTCGGCGCCACGCACGCCGCGGCCATGGCGGAGCTCGGGTTCGAGGTGCTGGGGCTGGACGTCGTGCCCGAGAAGATCGAGATGCTCCAGCGGGGCGAGGTCCCCATGTACGAGCCGGGGCTGGAGGACCTGCTGCGCAAGCACGTGGCCGGGATCGAGGGGTCGAGCGGGCGGCTGCGGTTCACCATGGACTTCGCCGAGGTGGCGGCCTTCGGTGATGTGCACTTCGTGTGCGTGAACACCCCCCAGCGGCACGGTGAGTACGCCTGCGACATGTCGTACGTGGAATCCGCCTTCGCCTCGCTCGCGCCGCATCTGACCGGACCCGCCCTCGTCGTCGGCAAGTCGACCGTGCCGGTCGGGTCCGCTGACCGGCTCGCCGCCTTCCTCGCCGCGAACGCCCCGGCCGGCGCGGACGCCGAACTGGCCTGGAACCCGGAGTTCCTGCGCGAGGGCTTCGCGGTCCAGGACACCCTGCACCCGGACCGGATCGTGGTGGGCGTGCGCAGCGAGCGCGCCGAGAAGCTGCTGCGGGAGGTGTACGCCACCCCGGTCGCCGGTGGTTCCCCGTTCGTCGTCACGGACTTCCCGACCGCCGAGCTGGTGAAGACCTCCGCGAACTCCTTCCTGGCGACCAAGATCTCCTTCATCAACGCGATGGCGGAGATGTGCGAGGCCTCCGGCGGCGACGTGGCGAGGCTGGCGGAGGCGATCGGGTACGACGACCGGATCGGCAAGAAGTTCCTGCGGGCGGGGATCGGGTTCGGCGGCGGCTGCCTGCCCAAGGACATCCGCGCCTTCATGGCCCGCGCGGGTGAGCTGGGCGCCGACCAGGCGCTGACCTTCCTGCGCGAGATCGACTCGATCAACATGCGCCAGCGCGGGCAGATGGTGGAGCTGGCGCGGCAGGCGCTGGGCGGCGGGCCCTTCCTGGGCAAGCGGGTCGCGGTGCTCGGCGCCACCTTCAAGCCCGACTCGGACGACGTGCGGGACTCGCCCGCGCTGAACGTCGCCGGGCAGATCCACCTCCAGGGCGGCCAGGTGACGGTGTACGACCCGAAGGGCATGGACAACGCCCGCCGCATCTTCCCGACCCTCGGGTACGCCGACACCGCCGTCGACGCCGTGCGGGGCGCCGACGCCGTCCTGCATCTGACGGAGTGGCGGGAGTTCCGCGAGCTGGACCCGGCGGCGCTCGGCGAGGTCGCGGCCCAGCGGCTGGTCCTGGACGGGCGCAACGCCCTCGACCCGGAGTTGTGGCGCAAGGCCGGCTGGAGGTACCGGGCGATGGGGCGGCCGACAGCCTGA
- a CDS encoding CGNR zinc finger domain-containing protein has protein sequence MSERSPAPGGLALVESLVNTLDIETGADSLDGAEGRARFGLAEAEVSGARELRESLRAALLAHAGHPQHRAVTPLGALLAAAPLVVTVDGRDGSAALAPADGGPLLSRVAAAVAQALVEGTWTRLKACEAADCHWAYYDRSPAGRGRWCSMQVCGARAKMRRYRAKD, from the coding sequence ATGAGTGAGAGATCGCCCGCTCCCGGGGGCCTGGCGCTGGTCGAGTCCCTGGTGAACACGCTGGACATCGAGACGGGCGCCGACTCGCTGGACGGGGCGGAGGGCCGGGCGCGCTTTGGACTGGCCGAGGCGGAGGTGTCCGGGGCCCGGGAGCTGCGCGAGTCGCTGCGGGCGGCCCTGCTCGCCCACGCCGGCCACCCGCAGCACCGCGCGGTGACCCCGCTGGGCGCGTTGCTGGCGGCCGCTCCGCTGGTGGTGACCGTCGACGGGCGCGACGGCTCGGCCGCCCTCGCCCCGGCCGACGGGGGCCCGCTGCTCTCCCGGGTCGCCGCGGCCGTCGCCCAGGCCCTCGTCGAGGGCACCTGGACCCGGCTGAAGGCCTGCGAGGCGGCCGACTGCCACTGGGCGTACTACGACCGCAGCCCGGCCGGCCGGGGCCGCTGGTGCTCGATGCAGGTGTGCGGGGCCCGCGCGAAGATGCGCCGGTACCGGGCGAAGGACTGA
- a CDS encoding VOC family protein, which produces MALAKLGAVVLDCPEPRALARFYASVLGGTVADEGEWVDLKLSDGQTLAFQAAPGYVPPKWPSADQSQQFHLDLTVTDLDAAEKEALALGARPLDTEDRSRSFRVYADPAGHPFCLCAG; this is translated from the coding sequence ATGGCTCTCGCCAAGCTGGGCGCCGTCGTCCTGGACTGTCCCGAGCCGCGCGCCCTCGCCCGGTTCTACGCGAGCGTGCTCGGCGGCACCGTGGCCGACGAGGGCGAGTGGGTGGACCTGAAGCTGTCCGACGGGCAGACGCTGGCGTTCCAGGCCGCTCCCGGGTACGTACCGCCGAAGTGGCCGTCGGCCGACCAGTCGCAGCAGTTCCACCTGGACCTGACCGTGACGGACCTGGACGCGGCCGAGAAGGAGGCGCTGGCGCTGGGCGCCAGGCCGCTGGACACGGAGGACCGCTCGCGGAGCTTCCGGGTTTACGCGGATCCGGCGGGGCACCCGTTCTGCCTCTGTGCCGGCTGA